AAGGTCGTCCTCCTCCACGCATTCCAAATGCTCTGCCCTGGATGCGTCGCCCGAGGCATTCCGCAGGCACAGCGCGTCGCCGAAGCCTTCGCGGGCGCGCCGCTCGTCGTGGTCGGGCTGCACACGGTCTTCGAGCACCACGAGGCCATGAAGATCGAGTCCCTTCGGGCGTTCCTCCACGAATACCGGGTGAAGTTCCCGGTGGGCGTGGACGCACCGGGCGAAGCCGGCGATCCCATCCCGCGGACAATGAGCGCGTACGCCATGCGGGGAACGCCGACGACGGTATTGATCGACGCGCAGGGACGTCTTCGCCGGCAGATCTTCGGTGTTCACGACGACCTGCTGCTAGGCGCCGAGCTGCAGACCCTCCTGCTCGAGGCCCATTCGGGACCAGCGTTCGGTGTGCAGCGGTCTACGACCCAGGTGCTTCCCGCCGCTGCCTGTGACGACAGCGGCTGCGCTGCGCCTTCGGATGCCGCGCCGGACTGACCCGGGCCGGAGCGTCGGCCACGACGTCCCGCGCCGGAACAGGCCCGGCGCTGGACTCGGAATGGCCGCGCGGCGCCCGTCAGCGCGGCCTTCCTCGCCCCCTCCCTCACCCTCCGCGGGGCCATCCTCCCTCCTATACGCAAGGCCCGTGAGATGGCGGCGCCTTGACAGATTAGGAGTCCTAATTTAAGTCCTTTGCATGACCAGCCAGCGCCGACCGT
This genomic interval from Cystobacter ferrugineus contains the following:
- a CDS encoding redoxin domain-containing protein; this encodes MTLRPAPAWRTAAWLNTPEPLTLERLRGKVVLLHAFQMLCPGCVARGIPQAQRVAEAFAGAPLVVVGLHTVFEHHEAMKIESLRAFLHEYRVKFPVGVDAPGEAGDPIPRTMSAYAMRGTPTTVLIDAQGRLRRQIFGVHDDLLLGAELQTLLLEAHSGPAFGVQRSTTQVLPAAACDDSGCAAPSDAAPD